CCTTTCGTCCTGCAGGCGGCCGAAGTGATCAAGGCCGCGATGGATATCCTGGAACTGCGGCTGGCCAAAACCCAGCCCAGCCAGCGAGGCTGCATGCTGCTGGCCACGGTCAAAGGCGACATCCACGATATCGGTAAAAACCTGGTCGACATCATCCTGCGCAGCAACGGCTACCGGGTCGTCAACCTCGGCACCAACAAGGGCGGCGCCGATATAGCCGCCGCCGTGGAAGCTCATGCTCCCGACCATGTGGGCTTGAGCGCGTTGCTAGTCAAATCCACTTTGGAAATGACCGAAATCCTGCGCCATTTGGAAGAAAAGAAGATTCGCGTCCCGGTCATTTGCGGCGGGGCGGCGCTGACCCCCGCTTTCGTCGATGCCGCCCTGCGTCCGCTTTATCGCGGCAAGGTGTTCTACGCAGCCGATGCGTTCGCGGCCTTGAAGATCATGAACAGAGGTACCGCAGCTGCGGCAGATTCGGTTCCCAGGAAAAGAAAACCGGCAGCGGCCGCGGTCGTCCGTTCGCTACCGACCCCTTTGCGGGCGCCTTTTTCAGGGACGCGCGTCGTCCATTGGACCCTGGACGACATTCTCCCGTGGCTGGACAAGAAGACCCTTATCAAATCCCGCTGGCGCATGAAGGAGGGAGCCGAGGCGGAGCAATTCTATGCCGAG
The window above is part of the Candidatus Aminicenantes bacterium genome. Proteins encoded here:
- a CDS encoding cobalamin-dependent protein (Presence of a B(12) (cobalamin)-binding domain implies dependence on cobalamin itself, in one of its several forms, or in some unusual lineages, dependence on a cobalamin-like analog.), whose translation is PFVLQAAEVIKAAMDILELRLAKTQPSQRGCMLLATVKGDIHDIGKNLVDIILRSNGYRVVNLGTNKGGADIAAAVEAHAPDHVGLSALLVKSTLEMTEILRHLEEKKIRVPVICGGAALTPAFVDAALRPLYRGKVFYAADAFAALKIMNRGTAAAADSVPRKRKPAAAAVVRSLPTPLRAPFSGTRVVHWTLDDILPWLDKKTLIKSRWRMKEGAEAEQFYAESLSLLREKKITRFAGVYGYFNCRRSGKNSLLLSSGGKEFILTFPRRNHVSLADYFNENGDLAPIFIVSCGDAISRLEMELYNSDQYSRYLIVHGFGTQLAESLAAKMHQHIRQELGLAGKRGKRFSPGFPAWPELADQETLISLLQAQRIGVSLSENCQLIPELSVSAMVVCHPQAKYF